The DNA region TGACCGTGCTCGCCGAGCGGCTCGAGCTGCCGGTCAGCGCGACCCACCGTCTGCTCGCAAGCCTGGGGGAGCGCGGCTTCGTCACGCAGGACCCTCAATCGGGCGCCTATGGGCTGACGCTGAAGCTGTCGCAGCTCGCCTTCCGCAATCTCGATCTG from Arcobacter sp. F2176 includes:
- a CDS encoding helix-turn-helix domain-containing protein, whose protein sequence is MISNSNRDGRERVTIAAVERAFKLLEALAGEADGADLTVLAERLELPVSATHRLLASLGERGFVTQDPQSGAYGLTLKLSQLAFRNLDL